CAtctgcaaatagcatgcaccacggcacctccccttggatgtggCGCGTCGGTACCTCCATCACCAGAGCAAACAAAAAAGGGCCGAGTGTCGACCCCTAATGCAACCCCATCATAATCGGAAAATGGTCCGAGTCCCCGCCCACCGTCCTCACTTGGGTCTttactccatcatacatgtctttaatcaacCTAACGTAGGCAACAGGTACACCTCTAGCCTCTAAACATCTCCATAAAACCTCCCTCGAAACTTTATCGTACACCTTTTCTAGGTCGATGAACACTATATGCAAGTCCTCCTTCCTCTCACTATACTACTCCATCAATCTCCTAACAAGGTGGATGACTTCTATAGTCGAACGCCCCGGCATAAATCCAAACTGGTTCTCGAAAATAGACACACTTCTCCTCACCCTTagctctaccactctctcccagactttcatagtatggctaagcagcttgataccccaatagttattgcaattttggatatcacccttgttcttgtataTAGGAACTATCGTGCTCCACCTCAAATCTTCGGGCATTTTCTTCGATCTAAACATGACATTAAATAACCTAGTGACTAGTGAGCCACTCCAAGCCTGCCTTGCCCCCACTCTTCCAAAACTCCACCGGAATTTCATCCGGCCCGATCGTTTTGCCCAtcctcatcttacgcatagcccccGCAACTTCATCAACTCTAATCTACCTACAATAGCCAAAGTCACAACGACTTCTAGAGAGTTCCAAATCACCCAGTATAATGCTCCAGCCCCCCTCCTCGTTCAAGAGACTATGGAAGTAGGTCTGTCATCTCCGACGGATAAGCCCCTCATCCAACAAAACTCTACCTTCTTCGTCCTTGATACACTTCATTTGGTCCAAGTCACGCACCTTCCTTTCTCGCGCCTTGGCTAACCTGAACAACCTCTTATCCCTACCTCGGTCCTCGAGTTCCTCATACAAACAACTAAAAGCTGCAGTCTTGGCCGCCGTAACTGCTAGTTTTGCCTCTTTCTTAGCCAACTTATAATGCTCCCTATTCGCCCTCTTCTCCACCTCGTCTACACTTTCTACTAGCTTCAGATACGCTGCATTCTTGGTTTTTACTTTTCCTTGCACCTCTCCATTCCACCATCAGTCTTTGAGACTCATAATATCTCTCTCGCGACTTCCCTAATGCATTGTGCGGTCGTGGTCCACATAGCGCTTACGTCCCTACTACTTCTCCAAGCCCCTATAGTCACCAGCTTGACCCCCAACTCCTGCGCTTTAGCTTCCGTCAAGGCTCCCCATTTTATCCTATGCTGGCTATACATCGCcctcttcctcctcttcctcGTGATCTCAAGGTCCATGAATAGGAGCCTATGAAAGGTTGAGGTTCTCACTCGGGATGACCTTGCAATCCGTGCAAAGACCTCTATCGAACTTCCTGCAGAGTAAATAATCAATCTGAGTCTCGGCCACCGAACTTCGGAAGGTGACCAAATGCTCCCTCTTCTTCGGGAAACTCGAGCTTGCTATCACCAAATCAAATTCTCTAGCAAAGTCCAGCAGAGACGTTCCTCCTCCGTTTCTATCTCCAAAACCAATGCCACCATGCACATCATCATAGCCCCGACGTCGCTCCAATGTGGCcgttgaaatctcctcctatgaaaaGCTTCTCGGTATGCAGGACACCACGCACCATCTCATCCAAATCCTCCCAGAAACGCCTCTTGActtcctcatccaagcctgcccGGGGTGCGTATGCACTGATTATGTTCAAAGTAAAACCTCCAACAACTAGCTTAATAGTCATCAGCCTGTCATTCTCCCTCCAAACCTCCACCACTAGTTCAAGGAGGTCCTTATCAACCAAGATACCTACCTCGTTCTTGCCCCCCACCCTCCCAAAATACCAAAGTTTGAAACTGCCCACATCCCGCGCCTTATCTcctacccacctagtctcctgtaCACAAGATATATTAATCTTCCTTTTCTCTCAGCCTAGTAACTCCCTTAGCCCTCTTAACCCCCCCCCCGCTGACACCCCGAAGACAAGAGTTTACCCTACTATCGTTCACCAAAGCCACTATAATCTAGGAGTGACAATGCAAATTTAACATAGATATAATTTAAACTCTATGAGTTcaatttttaaggtttttaacattgaactcattatatttttaaagttatgggttcatatctactatttttgcaatttttcaTACTCTACAGCAAAAGTTATGGGAATCCATCACTAGAATACTACACTCGCCCTACGCACAAAAAATAGAGGCAGAGATCACTGAAAGTGAGGTAATCAAAAATTTAGTGTAAAGCATACCTTAAACTTTACAGTAAGGTCAAAACAAAGTGATCATGTGTTTTGGTTGAGTCTTCTAAGAATTTCATGGCATTTGATGTGCTTGAAGCGTTGAAAATTGGTAAGAGATATTTTGAATATTGGTCTTCATTTCTCACTCCCATATAGATTAACTCGGTTCTTCCATTCTTTGGGATTAGAAGGATCCAGTGGAAAGACTATGTCCAGCCGAAGGAAAGAATAATATGAAGATAGTTGGTTCGATAACAACATACGAAGGTATCAAAAACTAAGTACAATCCCATTCATAATTTGGTCTTGCACAAACCAAATGATCCTTTTGGGTCCATCATATTATCTCCAACTAGGCAAGTCCTAACCACATTACTAATTCTAGACCCTGTAGACTCCATATCTCCTTGTTGCTATGACTTTTTTCCAGCAAGTTTAAAACCTTAGTCAACTGCAGAATCCCTTTAACTTTCTTACTCCTAATTAATGCAGAATCTACAAATAAAGTATCGAAGTGAAAAGGACTTTAAAATCAACCTATATAAGAaacaatagaaagaaaaaaatttaaaaaaaaaaaaaaggaaaacagatGCAAGAGGTCATTAAGTGCAGTAACACAAAACTATGATATTTCCAATTTTGTAACTAGGAAGTCTAATTAAGATATCCAATGCATATTATGTCGATTTTTCACTATCAGTCAGAGAAATATCAGTTGCGCAtttaatgatgcaaatattcTTCAGCAAGATACAGTGACTTATTTAAATACCAATCTTCCAAACTCCCATAATTAACCATAAGCAATAAGAACCTAAACAATTAATTCAAGAGAGTCACACAATATGCAACAAAAACATGAGCACATGATTACCTTCTCTTTAACAGCTTCTTCTCTGTTTGAAATCTGTTGCTGCTTCTGAGATATACTAGGACTCGGTTCGACATCACTCACCAATTGCTGCTTCCATTCCAACTGAGATGTGATTATGAGTACAATCAACAGAAAAACAAGCAGTATTGGTCTCGACATCATTAACAAGCTACTCTCACACCACCTGCCAACAACCCCAACAAACGAAAAAGTATATACATCAAATTCAGAAACAGACACATCCACAGAATTCATAACAGAACCCACCTTCACGATAATCTAGCAAACATTAGGCGGTAGTGCCCTCATTTATTCAATAGATTATAGTAGTATCTTGAAAGTTACATTATTAAAGCtgcttttttttttggcaattcaACATCAACCGAAAGAGAAAACAGGATTTAtctcaaaagagaaaagaaatgaaaccCCTAAATTACAATGCTCCATACTGAAAACACAAGTAGCAAAGCAGTTAAAAAAGGgataaaatttaaagaaaatcagtaacccTGTTATAGCAACCAAGAACTAATCTTTTTCACTGTTTATGTGAAATTCCACAAATTTCCTAGAGAACCCAAATAGAGAGTACAGATATTGAGCAAATAACTTAAAACACTCCATGAATAAAAACCCAAGTAACAGAACACTAAATAACATGGATAGAATCCTTTAAAAAGCCAATAGCCCTATTGTAGCAACAAAGGACTGAtcttttttcacttttaatttcaaattccacaaatttCCCAGAAACCCAGATAGAAATAGAGAGTACAAAAATTGACCAAAAAATCCAAAGTAACAGAACAGCTTACAACAGCGCTATAACTGTAAAGAACTGATCTTTTTCACATTTAATTAGAAATTCCACAAAAATTCCTAAAGACCCAAATGGAGAATTTAGAAATAGACCAAATAACTTAGAAGATCTAAGCTTGAAGTGGAGTTCAACTAACCATAGGTCCTGTAATTGTGAAGTACCAAAAAAGGTCTTTTTGGGTTTCACTGTTTGCTTTCTTTTTTTGAGTTTGGTGTTAGAAATTCTGGCAGTTTCAAAGAAGCAAACTGCTTTACACTAAGACAAATTCAAATTGAGATTTTGAGAGCAATAAATGATGATGGTGAATTTGTTTTGGATAATGCTTGGGGACTGATTGTGGAGGTTACAGTGAATTTTTGGACTAGTCTTTAAATTGCAAGTTTGAGAGAGATGGATTCTCctgttgaagaagaaacattCTTGGAAATTACAACAAGTAACCACAAGTTTCATAAAAGTTAATTTCggtccaacttcttttttattttatttattttattttattttgggtCTTGGTAGGAGTGGGTTAGATAGAAAAATTAGAAGGTCAGACAGGTTGTTGGGTAAAGGGCGGAATATGTACACCTTGTTGCCACAAAAAAAAAGGACATAAATTCTTTGGAACTTAGtgatccttttatttttatttttttactaagAAGGGAAAAGGTCGTAGGATGAGGACAAAAACGTAGAAAACAAGAATAAATGTAGAATTTATGCTAGAGTGAATTTATCCATTCTGGATGTTTTATAGTGTATATATAAAGCCCATACAAGCTCACgtgtaaaaatagcacggactagtcagttttcggactagccagcatttacaaagttattgaaaaatagctattattttgctgcaacacggaaagttccagcataatatgctggagatCGGTGTACCTGtatcagaggcggatccaggatttgaggtttatgggttcctaccgtaattttaaattaatatgcAATAATAATTGGGTTTAcagttagatatttacaaatatttagtgaatttcttaatataaatatagaGTCTACGCAAAAGTTATTGTGTCACGacctcggttcgccctccgtgaaccatcgtgacggcacctagtctctacgactaggtaagcctaaaacgcagaagaatacaatttaaaacaaaaataatgtaataaaacagcgttttaaaaatgtcgctcggcatacaaaatataactctcaaatccaatatatatatctctCCCAAAATCCGAAAATCCATGAATAACAAGCTAAGGATAtcacatagtgctctaactccagaatagtctaaaacaagtaaatacatAAGGGTTGTAGctacaagagagaatagagagagatttctcggtctgcggacgcggcagatatacctcgaagccTCCGATGGGTCGCCTCGCCTCagggatggtaagtctgagtcaaggtacttggatctgcacatgaaaaatatgcgcaaaaagggcatgagtacaccacaacggtactcagtaagtgtcaagcctaacctcggtcgggtactggcgaggaaggtcagggccctactgaggttaaataaaatataaagttcaacaaTGTAGAAcataacagtataaataagtacaacaataaaagtaacacaagatataaagggcaacaacaactattacagagacaaggtaaacacagaaagaaatacggttCAGTACCAAAATAAACAATCAggaatctcccaggatatcgtcctgtagtcccaaatatacatatcaatggatctcccgggatcccgtcccgtagtccaactcatagtgcgcagggatctaccggaatcccgttctgtagtcccaaatataaatacccagtactggggaatctaccgggtgcattcccgtagttccatataactgtgcatggggatctaccggaatcccacatccatagttccaaaataaacagacaaggggggagctactggaatcccacatccgtagtcctaatgtaaatacacagcagcgagaagaaaatattcaaaaatgacaaatttcatattaaggcaaacaagtaattctagcctagcatgctgcacagaattcacgtaaggcagtttgagcaagtaaagtaattaagtcacttagacatgtttttctaagctaacaacacgcttaatagtgcaagtaatataaacacggaaaggaaacatactagtaattacttaatgaaaatcggatttccaacaattagcacaagtacgcactcgtcacctcacgtacaaggcatttcaattaccaaatataccaaatcctaaggggaaggtctcccacacaaggttagacaagccacttacctcgaaccggctcaataatcaacccgagaccatgTTCTTgctacgagtactcgactccaaatggctcaaatctattcacttcaattgcataatttaaataacacttcaagtaactgattctacaaagaaattctaagctaatacgtgaaattaggtaaaatgaccaaaacgcccctcggccccacatctcggaatcgggtaaaatttatattttcagaatccccgtactctcatgagttcatgcataccaaaattatccaaatctaagtcaaattcacaataaaaagtcgaattctaggtctaagaactttcttccaacttttcccaattttcatctccaatccgaaattaaatgatgaagttaactatagattgatggaatataactagaaagggttaaagaattgttacccactgatctcctcttcaattttctctcaaaattgccctctcccgagctccaaatcgaatttccaaattttgaaactaaaccctccaaatttcatatttttgtccAGCTGTTACCGCATATGCGAttcccgcttttgcggaacaaTGGTCACATCTGCGACTTCTCACTTAAAGCCAGTTTTCGCTTCTGCGGTAGAccatccgcacctgcggtcttgcAGGTGCGATTCCCttctcgcatttgcggctccTGCTGGACCTCtccaattccgcttctgcgaccacaaAGCCGCTTATGCGGCGctgcacctgcgggacccaaaccacaggtgcagttatgatagaaaaccagctgaagctgcaacctcaaactccaaaatccttccgtcaaccatccgaaattatcccgaggcccccggtacctcaaccaaaggcaccaataaGTCTAATACcattgtccaaacttataccaatccttaaaatacctaaaacaacatcgaaacgacgaatcaaccacagattcaagcctaagaactccaaaactctagaaatacgctttcgatcaaaaagtctatcaaacctcgtccgaatgacctgaaattttgcacacacgtcacattcaacactacggatctactccaacttccggaattccattccaaccctcgaatcaaaatctcactaccaaaccagaaacttcaaaatttgacctttcggcatttcaagcctaaattagctactaacctccaaaacacaattcgaacacgcccctaagcccgaaatcacccaacagagctaacggaaccatcggatttccattctgaggtcgtcttcacactgttccaactacggtcaactttccaacacttaagctctcatttagggactaagtgtcacaaaactctccgaaactcaaaatcgaacatcccgacaaatcaaaatagcagaaataaactgggaaaaagcagttaataggggatcgaggcataaattcttaagacgaccggctgggtcgttctAGGGAACCCGTATTCTATACTCTAGGTCCGCCCCTGCcagtgtatgaacttccagcatattactgtaacgacccgaaccatcgtttcctgtattttcatcccgtattccccgttaaatgcttattcatgtttcaatatgtgtacttggtgaatttgagtcaattcggatcgagtttggtatgaaatgggacaattagtctctttaaggaagaattagttttgaaaagtcaactggacgttgacttgtgagttagagggatcgtaattgaattccgatgattcggttagttttggaggatgatttaaggcctaggagcgcaatcggaattaattttggaggtccggtgaagaaattagctcattttggcgaagttagtattttggcgatttccggttgataggtaaaattttgatccgacggtcggaatggaattcctagaatttctgtagcttcgttatgtcattttggacttgtgtacaaaatttgaagtcaatcgaacgtgatttgataggtttcggcatcgaaaatagaagttggaaattctaaagttcataaaacttggattggaggttgattcatgattttagcattgtttgatgtgatttgagtcctcgagcaagtccgtaatgtattttggtaCTGTTTGGTATTATTGGTaagggtcccgggggcctcgggtgtgtttcggatgcccaacgggtcattttttgaagatttttgccgttttgagcataaatgtaatgatctaaaggttcatttttagttctagagatcaaaatttgatttcgagacttccagaatttaaatcatgaattataggactgatctggaaattttggtttaatttcatcaagtcgcgattgagtttttgacgtgaaatgtgagttaattgtttaacgagcgaaatgggtattgaactgggcaaacgagctccgaattgagtttcgattgaagggttgtgttcgtattattatttgtgactcataggaacaagaatcgtctaattccgagttcgtatgatggagttagagccattttagtgaaaaatggttgtgctgcaaatttcttaaaagttgtattttctgcagcattgaacagtacccgcgcgtgaacagtaaccgcgcgggtgaaaagtgaacagtgacctcacgcgCATGAACAATGTCCCCGCGTGAACAATACcaaaaatttctggacagatttaacgtccagcagtccgagtttggtcattttttttgacttccaagctcggattttgggcgatttttagcaagaaatcttgggaaatcttgaggtaagtcacttgtgattatttctactccataatattgaattatcatcgaataatccgactagattacatgtttttgaggagtaaattgaagatttaggcctagggatttgaaaataagatttgaagatttgaagggtcatttgaactccgattttggtaaagtttatatgtacggactcgtggcaaGACGaagaatccggtgatgtgactttcgtaatttttcgagaagtgggcccggggctcgggttttgcgaatttcatgaatttcgatatttttcgagtcttttcgattgggttatattcccttagcctattgtaatgtattcgttgtggttttgaccagattcgacgcgcgaagaggtaaattcgagaggcaagggcatagcggagtagacgttggaccgtcttgaggtgagtaatgattttaaatgatgcactgagggtttgaaaccccggattgcacaacatactgctatgttgagatgagacacgcgttgtatgacgagcgcggggtcatttactattggggattgtgacttggtccatcccagttgatatttttaccgcgtaattgataaagatttattgtttttcactatgattgggcttattgccatatttgggcttcgtgccaattatctgaaatcttttgtgaatttacatcactattttcctcacgaattgaaatattatttgaactcagtccaattgaattatattattttgtgaactcaactacatttatactcaactcgagatttaatgatatttataatgttgttgagctggacactattgttttactgatgcccaagaggcttatgattattttttagactgattgaggccgagggccatacgtgaggatatgttgagtgatgtgaggaggctttcaggccttgagtgttatatgaggaggctttcaggcctcgtgtgtgatgtgtgaaggctttcaggcctattgatattgcgcttcggctgtaggagcccctccggagtctgtacatacccccagtgagcgcagagtatccaggtgagttgggagtgggcctgAGAGGCCGTcgttgtgtgtggtgagttgggagtgagcccgaggggctgatgttgtgtgttggtgagttgggagtgagcccgaggggctgatactatactgagatttacatatggagcccgaggggcaagcttttgatttatccttactgtggaaattatttgtctttactgttttaaaagaagaattatctgatactcactatttttactgtataactgattttactgcttgggatagcgctatattgtgccgttatgagatttcatgttttcagtcgttatttatttttattactcactggttcggagtactcacattactctctgcaccatgtgtgcagatacaggcagagctgagttcgctcctgagcgttgattctttccagaccaggcggtgactaggagtaacgaggtagctgttgacgtccgcagccccgttttctcccttatctttgttatttatgaaaattccagactttgtaaaatattagtaaactctatagtagctcatgacttgtgacaccccgatttcgggctgagttgggagggttttccttgttctatcacgtttatttcgcatttaagattatattgcccatgatttagacttattcctgctaagtaatataaagagatgtattgttttgttgattggttggcattgtcctcacgagaggcgccatcacgaccgggttgggattttgggtcgtgacaattacgcttgaactccaacatgcgtaaagttccagcataatatactggagattggagcacctgtgtatgagcttccagcatattatgctggaccgatattgataataggtgaattggactataattaggccctaaagaaccaccttcttgtatagtttttatGGTAAAAAGTGATAACCAAATGCTCTGATTaatgtttttcatgctttgcaggctATATACAACAAAAGAAagtctatggagtacttttgggatcaattacgGAGAAAAAGAGGCCAATCTTACAATATCCGCTAAGTGCACCACGCGAAGGCAGCAAAACTAGAACTGGAGATGGACTGCCGCGGTCCCGGCGTAACCGCAGTCGGACCGCGGTAGGAGGCTGTTGCGGATTCTGAGAGGCTAGTTGGCCGCGGTCCTGGCGTAACCGCGGCAGGAAGCAAAAAATTGAGGGACTGAAGTGCAAAACACGAGATTTTTAGCCCCAAACCCTATAGAAAACAATAGAACTCATCCAAGGGAGGCAGACAATGTTTTAGAGAGTACTTTGGCAAgaaaaacaagtgtgagagatcacccaaaacatcatattttcttcttctttttatttttcttgcagtTTTGATCATGAACATTTttatagtttatttacccattgtcatgagtagctaaatcctttgtctagggttttgatggaacctattgaatgatgaacttcttgattatgttaatatagttcaccagtttaatctctatttgttcaacgtacgtgtttgttgtagttaattgacaggatcctcaattagctgtgcctatttagtatgcataactcgggagagagtgtatatgtaggtaattgtgaacaacatcactcccaaagtataagagggatttataactgcgggtttaaaggcgggattagggataacgaagtcttgggtgcaatctaaagtgaactatAATAAACAAAGCAagctagcgtatctcgggagagtgcgtctagtaaattatcgtgattactcgggagagattcacgATAAATTGAGTGTTCATGGTTGATAGAAATGTGttggtaaatctatatgaaacataaacagaagggattccatcaataggggaaatcactaccttagaaccttctcattattgttcacaacttaagcatatttagtttaccactgtttattgactttcaatcttagttattaaatataccatcaactgttattcacaacgtttggggaagttgattctaaagaatttagtaagtccaacgaaagtaattgataggtgtgagcacgtgatttttgcccaaagcaaattattcccagaaattcaaacaaaacaatttctttattgctttataatttttgtgaattttggtgtcatttttaTGCTAATTGTCGCATTTATATGTGCATTCTAattcatttgaaaaaaaaaatacaaaaatatgcattcgcatttaggatttaatttcatatttttaggattaattaagggttaatttgttttagagcaaaatatgaagaaaataacaaaaatagtttacttttgcctttttaattgtttaaatgtGAATTCGTctcgaaatagtttttaaaataattttagaaatcaattagtttaattttgaaatatattagaattgtattttaattgttgcaattttataaaatcagaaaaaatatacaaaaatagataaaagaaacaaatgaaaaaaaaaggaaaacaaaaaaaaaagaaatagagaaaggGTTGCCCACGATTTGGGCCATGCCCAATTCATTTCACCCGGGCCcaaaatttctttcttctttcccaCGCCCCAGGCCCAATCCAACACAGACTAGGTCCGGGTCCTCAaaaagtccaaacgacgtcgttttcacGAAGTCCATCTCAGCCGTTGTTTCTTGATCGAACGGATGAGATCGTCTTAggttgttttatatatatatatatgtccgaatatTCACCCCCCCTATCTCGTctctcaaccccccccccccgtccATCTCTAACCCTAAAAACAAACCGCCCCCACATCCTTCGCCGGAACCCTACCGCCAGCGAACACAACCTATGCCGTTGACCACCAAAATTTCACCGTAAATTCTCCTTCTCCTCCTCTTTCCAACCCCTATGGTCATCTCCCTCGAATCTTTCCCTATCTCCTCTAATCTTCGATGGAAGATTTTCCGGCCACGACGAGACCTACCCCAAATAACCtcaaattaacaccatgtgaccgcctgagcctcctctacccaacccccaTAGCCCTATCTCTCGAATCTGCCTGGAATAGCTCGAATATCAAATTgaaggtttccgaccaaaacCCTAAGGCAAGATCTCCATGATTTTGGGCCCTAACAACCCTAACCaggtgttttcttatgaaaacacatggttagaGATGTTACGGGTCAGAAATTTTGGGGGATTTGGAGGAAAACCACTGGCCGGAGCTCTTTGTGGTCAGTGGGTTCTTATtggtatttttcttttattttcaatttctttttctttttctgattttctgcatgtGTGAATTCCATGGTTAATGTCTTCTTAATGTGCGTTTTAATTTTTTGTCAATATTGTTCTAATCATTGTGTCCTGATTTGATTAAGtctagttgtttgtttgattttaatatgtTCCGATCCCTGATATTAGTTCGatttataattttttaattagTTTTACTAAGTTTTGCATG
The Nicotiana sylvestris chromosome 11, ASM39365v2, whole genome shotgun sequence DNA segment above includes these coding regions:
- the LOC104248449 gene encoding uncharacterized protein codes for the protein MMSRPILLVFLLIVLIITSQLEWKQQLVSDVEPSPSISQKQQQISNREEAVKEKIILSQEKNIQRLNELVRSLREQLLQCRSSNETVNNSLSSLAEFEKQQILED